From a single Paenibacillus sp. FSL W8-0426 genomic region:
- a CDS encoding dihydroorotase, producing MMQVIKNASMLNQQGELERKSIIIKEGKIAKIADAEDAAIMQAEREADAVTDAAGKLVIPGLIDMHVHLREPGFEHKETIETGARSAAKGGYTTIACMPNTKPVTDNPDTVKLVLDKAKEAGLVKVLPYAAITKNELGRELTDFAALKEAGAIGFTDDGVGVQNAQMMKDAMTLAASMDMPVIAHCEDDSLVVGGYVTEGEFSKRHGIKGIPNESEAIHVGRDILLAEATGVHYHVCHVSTEQSVRLIRLAKSIGINVTAEVCPHHLVLSDEDIPGMDANWKMNPPLRSPRDVQACIEGLLDGTIDMIVTDHAPHSEDEKAKGMQLAPFGIVGFETAFPLLYTKFVETGLWTLDFLVKRMTADPARVFRLDTGKLEEGAPADIAMIDLSEEQAVDPATFATKGRNTPFTGWKLKGWPVQTWVDGKSVWSSEIQQ from the coding sequence ATGATGCAAGTTATAAAAAACGCGAGCATGTTGAATCAACAAGGGGAATTGGAACGGAAAAGCATCATTATTAAAGAAGGAAAAATCGCGAAGATCGCTGATGCTGAAGATGCGGCGATCATGCAGGCGGAACGCGAAGCAGATGCAGTAACCGACGCTGCGGGCAAACTGGTCATTCCCGGCCTGATCGACATGCACGTCCATCTGCGCGAACCTGGATTCGAACATAAAGAGACGATCGAAACGGGAGCGCGCTCGGCGGCAAAAGGCGGATATACCACGATTGCTTGTATGCCGAACACCAAACCGGTTACCGATAATCCGGACACGGTGAAGCTGGTGTTGGATAAAGCGAAGGAAGCCGGATTGGTGAAGGTGCTGCCCTACGCTGCGATCACCAAAAACGAGCTCGGCCGCGAGCTTACCGATTTTGCTGCCCTGAAGGAAGCCGGAGCCATCGGATTTACCGATGATGGCGTAGGCGTGCAGAATGCCCAGATGATGAAGGACGCCATGACGCTTGCGGCAAGCATGGATATGCCTGTCATCGCTCACTGCGAAGACGACTCGCTGGTCGTGGGCGGATACGTTACGGAAGGCGAATTCTCGAAACGCCACGGCATCAAAGGCATTCCGAACGAGTCGGAAGCCATTCACGTCGGCCGCGATATTTTGCTCGCTGAGGCAACCGGAGTACACTACCATGTCTGCCATGTCAGCACAGAGCAATCGGTAAGGCTGATTCGCCTGGCGAAGTCAATCGGCATTAACGTGACTGCGGAAGTATGCCCGCACCATCTGGTGCTGTCGGACGAAGATATCCCGGGCATGGACGCGAACTGGAAAATGAATCCGCCGCTGCGCTCGCCGCGCGACGTGCAAGCATGCATCGAAGGGCTGCTGGACGGCACGATCGACATGATCGTCACGGATCATGCGCCGCACAGCGAGGACGAGAAAGCCAAAGGCATGCAGCTTGCACCGTTCGGCATCGTTGGATTCGAGACGGCATTCCCGCTGCTGTACACCAAGTTTGTGGAGACGGGACTGTGGACCCTCGATTTCCTGGTGAAACGCATGACGGCCGATCCGGCACGGGTGTTCCGCTTGGATACGGGCAAACTGGAAGAGGGAGCTCCGGCGGATATCGCGATGATCGACCTGAGCGAAGAACAAGCGGTAGATCCCGCGACGTTTGCCACAAAGGGAAGAAACACGCCGTTTACGGGTTGGAAGCTGAAAGGCTGGCCGGTACAAACATGGGTAGACGGAAAAAGCGTGTGGAGCAGCGAAATCCAGCAATAA
- a CDS encoding efflux RND transporter periplasmic adaptor subunit, giving the protein MFTKWRMADFSSKAAAPKKGKRTALILLGVIVAVSMSGCSLLPAESEEEVLPPITPPTISKKPEYEVRTETLERSVSGSGKMMSQREEKVYFTLDGMHVKELNVKPGDKVKKGQLLAELDVASVEKEIRSKKLQIRKAEVQMKETLRKKDEMDPVEFEEATIAFEELRQELADLEEQIGKATLTAPFAGTVIAVQVEKGAAVKAYDPIATIADTSNLVVAATFAKEDLEKISVGMKSTVDINGAGKVNGKIKVMPVAQSADSGNNNSGSGEGGTPPAKETLDKYVIVSLAKMPKGVERGTPLTVSIVTERTENAIVIPISALRSIGSRTYVQVVESDGSKREVDVEVGQQTSTDVQIVKGLTVGQKVVGR; this is encoded by the coding sequence ATGTTTACGAAATGGCGGATGGCAGATTTCTCAAGTAAGGCTGCCGCTCCGAAAAAGGGGAAACGAACAGCGCTGATCCTGCTAGGGGTAATTGTCGCTGTATCCATGTCCGGCTGCTCTTTGCTGCCGGCCGAAAGCGAGGAGGAGGTGCTTCCTCCGATCACGCCGCCGACGATTTCCAAAAAGCCGGAATATGAGGTCCGGACGGAAACGCTGGAACGGTCGGTGAGCGGCAGCGGCAAAATGATGAGCCAGCGCGAAGAAAAGGTATATTTTACGTTGGATGGCATGCATGTCAAGGAATTGAACGTCAAGCCCGGAGATAAGGTGAAGAAAGGGCAGCTGCTGGCCGAACTTGACGTTGCGAGCGTGGAGAAGGAAATTCGCTCGAAGAAGCTGCAGATCCGCAAAGCGGAAGTGCAGATGAAGGAAACGCTGCGCAAGAAGGACGAGATGGACCCGGTCGAGTTTGAGGAGGCCACCATTGCGTTCGAGGAACTTCGGCAGGAGCTGGCCGACCTGGAAGAACAGATCGGCAAAGCGACGCTGACCGCACCGTTTGCAGGCACGGTCATTGCGGTTCAGGTGGAAAAAGGGGCGGCCGTGAAGGCGTATGATCCGATTGCCACGATTGCGGATACGTCCAATCTCGTCGTGGCCGCGACGTTTGCGAAGGAAGACCTGGAGAAGATTTCGGTAGGCATGAAGTCCACGGTGGACATCAATGGCGCGGGCAAGGTGAACGGCAAGATCAAAGTGATGCCGGTAGCCCAAAGCGCCGACTCCGGAAACAACAACTCCGGCTCGGGCGAGGGCGGAACGCCGCCGGCCAAGGAAACGCTCGACAAGTACGTCATCGTTTCGCTCGCCAAAATGCCCAAAGGGGTTGAACGCGGAACGCCGCTGACCGTATCGATTGTGACAGAGCGGACCGAGAACGCCATCGTCATCCCGATATCTGCCCTGCGGTCCATCGGTTCACGAACCTACGTGCAGGTTGTGGAAAGTGACGGCAGCAAACGCGAGGTGGATGTTGAAGTCGGGCAGCAGACCTCCACGGACGTACAGATCGTCAAAGGGCTCACCGTAGGACAGAAAGTAGTGGGACGCTAA
- the pyrF gene encoding orotidine-5'-phosphate decarboxylase produces the protein MNHPNYETMAGRLMVALDYPGPEQAKGLIKALEGIPCYLKVGMQLFYAAGPEFIRELKAKGYKVFLDVKMHDIPNTVRGGAESITRLGVDMFNVHAAGGASMMRAAREGAEAALAADPALRRPEIIAVTQLTSTSQTVMNDEIGIPGTVEGTVVRYAGLASEAGLDGVVASPLEVPAIGAACGPDFHTVTPGIRPAGSSLGDQTRVLTPGEAIGRGSHYIVVGRPITGAADPREAAETILKEMLNA, from the coding sequence ATGAATCACCCGAATTACGAAACGATGGCCGGCCGCCTGATGGTGGCACTGGATTATCCCGGGCCGGAACAAGCGAAGGGCTTGATCAAGGCACTGGAAGGCATTCCGTGTTATTTGAAGGTAGGCATGCAGCTGTTCTATGCGGCAGGACCGGAATTCATCCGGGAACTGAAGGCAAAAGGGTACAAAGTATTTCTGGACGTCAAAATGCACGATATTCCGAATACCGTTCGCGGAGGTGCGGAAAGCATCACGCGCCTGGGCGTAGACATGTTCAACGTTCATGCTGCCGGAGGCGCAAGCATGATGCGCGCAGCGCGTGAAGGTGCGGAAGCCGCGCTGGCTGCGGACCCTGCCCTGCGCAGACCGGAAATCATTGCCGTGACCCAGCTGACGAGCACGAGCCAGACCGTCATGAATGATGAGATCGGCATTCCGGGTACCGTGGAAGGCACCGTGGTTCGTTATGCCGGACTGGCCAGCGAAGCAGGGCTTGACGGCGTAGTGGCATCGCCGCTCGAGGTGCCGGCCATTGGGGCGGCCTGCGGACCCGATTTCCATACCGTAACCCCTGGCATTCGCCCCGCGGGAAGCAGCCTGGGAGACCAGACGCGTGTGCTTACTCCGGGCGAGGCCATCGGGCGAGGCAGCCATTACATCGTTGTGGGCAGGCCGATTACGGGTGCTGCCGACCCGCGCGAAGCGGCAGAAACCATTTTGAAGGAGATGTTAAACGCATGA
- a CDS encoding aspartate carbamoyltransferase catalytic subunit, producing MTITQPALKDRSLLGLKDLDRSEIESILNRAAHWESQTNKLVPVLESRFVANMFFENSTRTRFSFEMAEKRLGAQVMNFTAAASSVEKGESIYDTVRTLESMGIDAGVIRLKPAGVLQQLAQKVNVPLVNAGDGNNEHPTQALLDLYTMRKTFGELKGLRVSIIGDILHSRVARSNLWALQKFGADVRFCAPQTMQAPELAEHAPYVSLEEALDADVVMMLRVQLERHQHGLITSAEDYREHYGLTEERAARLKPGTIIMHPAPVNRNVEIDDAVVESEASRIFPQMANGVPIRMAVMERAMKL from the coding sequence ATGACGATTACGCAGCCAGCATTGAAGGACCGGAGTTTGCTTGGACTGAAGGATCTTGACCGGAGCGAGATCGAGTCGATTCTGAACCGGGCGGCGCACTGGGAGTCGCAGACGAACAAACTGGTGCCCGTACTGGAATCCCGATTCGTAGCCAACATGTTTTTCGAGAACAGCACGCGTACCCGCTTCTCGTTCGAAATGGCCGAGAAACGCTTGGGCGCCCAGGTGATGAACTTCACCGCAGCGGCATCCAGCGTGGAGAAGGGCGAATCGATCTACGATACGGTACGAACGCTGGAATCGATGGGCATCGACGCAGGCGTGATTCGGTTGAAACCGGCTGGCGTACTGCAGCAGCTGGCTCAAAAGGTAAATGTGCCGCTGGTTAATGCCGGAGACGGAAACAACGAACATCCGACGCAGGCGCTGCTGGATCTGTACACGATGCGCAAAACGTTCGGCGAGTTGAAAGGTTTGCGCGTATCGATTATCGGAGATATCCTTCACAGCCGGGTCGCCCGCTCAAACCTGTGGGCTTTGCAAAAATTCGGTGCGGACGTGCGCTTCTGCGCTCCGCAAACGATGCAGGCACCGGAACTGGCCGAGCACGCTCCATACGTAAGTCTGGAGGAAGCGCTGGATGCGGATGTCGTCATGATGCTGCGAGTGCAGCTGGAACGCCACCAACATGGTCTGATTACCTCGGCTGAGGATTATCGCGAACACTACGGATTGACGGAAGAACGGGCTGCCCGCCTGAAGCCGGGCACGATCATTATGCACCCTGCTCCTGTAAACCGGAACGTCGAAATCGACGATGCGGTGGTGGAGAGCGAGGCATCGCGGATTTTCCCGCAGATGGCCAATGGCGTACCGATCCGCATGGCGGTCATGGAACGCGCAATGAAGCTGTAA
- the pyrR gene encoding bifunctional pyr operon transcriptional regulator/uracil phosphoribosyltransferase PyrR gives MSTETHVIMDETAIRRALTRIAHEILEKNKGIEGCVVVGIRTRGVYLAERIAAKIEEIEGTKVPWGELDVTPYRDDRSDENRAQRKEVLKMIPESLSIHDKKVILFDDVLYTGRTIRAAMDALMDCGRPQNIQLAVLADRGHRELPIRPDFIGKNVPTSKSEEIEVALKETDGQDEVKIIQNRGEQA, from the coding sequence ATGAGCACAGAAACGCATGTCATTATGGATGAAACGGCGATCCGCCGCGCTTTGACACGGATTGCCCATGAGATTTTGGAAAAAAACAAAGGAATCGAAGGTTGTGTAGTTGTAGGCATTCGGACTCGCGGGGTATACCTCGCTGAACGCATTGCTGCCAAGATTGAGGAGATTGAGGGAACGAAGGTCCCCTGGGGAGAACTGGATGTGACCCCTTACCGCGATGACCGCTCGGATGAGAATAGAGCGCAGCGCAAGGAGGTCTTGAAGATGATTCCGGAGTCTCTGTCCATCCATGACAAAAAGGTCATTTTGTTCGACGATGTGCTGTATACCGGCCGCACCATTCGCGCAGCGATGGACGCCCTGATGGATTGCGGAAGGCCGCAGAACATCCAGCTGGCCGTACTCGCTGACCGCGGGCACCGGGAGCTTCCGATCCGCCCTGATTTCATCGGCAAAAACGTGCCGACGTCCAAATCGGAGGAGATCGAAGTGGCGTTGAAGGAAACGGATGGGCAGGACGAGGTCAAAATCATTCAGAACCGGGGGGAGCAAGCATGA
- a CDS encoding ABC transporter ATP-binding protein — MSVIAGMKKLFSKIKPAKSQSGEKSALKGEEQHDQAESGGQAYITDLQKPTDRSEFNGEDITSAEAEAEAAAAVSEPKKTKPAKKALLPPYDGPVLEVRNVHRSFQTGSRIIHVLKGIDMEVRPQQLVMLKGRSGSGKTTLLNMLGGLDQPSSGEILFSGQPLQDWGDRRRTALRRREIGFIFQAYALMPLLSAWENVELSLRMAEVPRSEWKDRVGHCLDLVGLTKRAKHRPFEMSGGEQQRVAIAKAIAHRPRLLLADEPTAELDSKMGAQVMAVFRNIIEVEQVTICMTTHDPTILEVADHVYEMADGRFLK; from the coding sequence ATGAGCGTGATTGCTGGCATGAAGAAATTATTTTCCAAGATCAAACCAGCCAAAAGCCAATCAGGCGAAAAGAGTGCACTAAAGGGGGAAGAGCAGCATGATCAGGCCGAGTCGGGAGGCCAGGCATACATAACGGATTTACAGAAACCGACGGATCGTTCCGAATTCAATGGAGAGGACATAACTTCCGCTGAAGCCGAAGCTGAAGCGGCTGCCGCTGTCTCTGAACCGAAAAAAACCAAGCCTGCCAAGAAAGCGCTGCTGCCTCCCTATGACGGTCCGGTGCTTGAGGTTCGCAACGTGCATCGCAGCTTCCAGACGGGAAGCCGCATCATTCACGTGCTTAAAGGCATTGACATGGAAGTCAGACCTCAGCAGCTCGTCATGCTGAAGGGACGTTCGGGTTCCGGCAAAACTACGCTGCTGAACATGCTGGGCGGACTGGATCAGCCATCGAGCGGGGAGATTTTGTTTTCCGGGCAGCCGCTGCAGGACTGGGGGGACCGAAGAAGGACCGCATTGCGGCGCAGGGAAATCGGTTTTATTTTTCAGGCTTATGCGCTGATGCCCTTGCTGTCGGCTTGGGAAAACGTGGAGTTATCGCTGCGCATGGCCGAAGTGCCTCGTTCCGAATGGAAGGACCGGGTAGGCCATTGCTTGGATTTGGTTGGTTTGACCAAAAGGGCGAAGCATCGTCCTTTCGAAATGTCGGGAGGCGAGCAGCAGCGGGTGGCGATCGCAAAGGCGATTGCGCACAGGCCCAGGCTGCTGCTTGCGGATGAACCTACGGCCGAGCTGGATTCGAAGATGGGAGCACAGGTCATGGCCGTATTTCGCAACATTATAGAAGTAGAGCAGGTAACCATCTGCATGACAACACACGATCCTACAATTTTGGAGGTTGCGGACCATGTTTACGAAATGGCGGATGGCAGATTTCTCAAGTAA
- the carA gene encoding glutamine-hydrolyzing carbamoyl-phosphate synthase small subunit translates to MQAQARLLLEDGTLFTGRAFGAEGETTGEVVFNTGITGYQEVLSDPSYCGQIVTMTYPLIGNYGITRDDFESIRPFVHGFVVRRHEPVPSNWRAEYSLDDLLKEYGIVGISDIDTRMLTRRIRHQGTMKGILTTGSKPVEELLEMMKDTSIAELRNQVPMTSTKHVYSSPGTAERIVLVDYGAKTGILRELSKRNCDVVVVPHDVTADEIRRLNPDGIQLSNGPGDPKDVPHAVKMISELLGEYPIFGICLGHQLFALAAGADTEKLKFGHRGGNHPVKELESGRCFITSQNHGYTVNEESVKNTELEVTHINNNDKTIEGLKHKTFPAFSVQYHPEAAPGPYDNSYLFDRFIEMIREHKINHPQKPRQAVLAAAVKGAQ, encoded by the coding sequence ATGCAGGCACAGGCAAGATTATTGTTGGAAGACGGCACACTGTTCACCGGAAGAGCGTTCGGAGCTGAAGGGGAAACAACGGGTGAAGTCGTTTTTAATACGGGAATTACAGGCTACCAAGAGGTGCTGTCGGATCCTTCGTATTGCGGTCAAATTGTAACGATGACATATCCGCTGATCGGAAACTACGGCATTACGCGCGATGACTTCGAGTCGATTCGCCCGTTCGTGCACGGTTTTGTCGTGCGCCGTCATGAGCCGGTGCCTAGCAACTGGCGCGCGGAATACAGCCTGGACGATCTGTTGAAAGAGTACGGAATCGTAGGCATCAGCGACATCGATACACGCATGTTGACTCGCCGGATTCGCCACCAAGGCACGATGAAAGGAATTCTCACAACAGGATCGAAGCCTGTGGAAGAGTTGCTGGAAATGATGAAAGACACAAGCATCGCCGAACTGCGTAACCAAGTTCCCATGACCTCTACCAAACATGTTTACAGCAGCCCGGGCACGGCAGAACGGATCGTGCTGGTAGACTACGGCGCCAAAACGGGCATTCTGCGCGAGCTGAGCAAGCGCAACTGCGATGTGGTCGTTGTACCGCATGACGTGACTGCAGACGAGATTCGCCGTTTGAATCCGGACGGCATCCAGCTTTCCAACGGCCCTGGGGACCCGAAAGACGTGCCTCACGCCGTGAAAATGATTAGCGAACTGCTTGGCGAATATCCGATCTTCGGCATCTGCCTGGGTCACCAGCTCTTCGCACTGGCAGCCGGGGCGGATACCGAGAAACTGAAATTCGGCCACCGCGGCGGAAACCATCCGGTCAAAGAGCTGGAAAGCGGACGCTGCTTCATCACCTCCCAGAACCATGGTTATACCGTGAATGAAGAGTCCGTCAAGAATACCGAGCTTGAAGTGACACATATCAACAACAATGACAAAACGATTGAAGGCCTGAAACATAAAACATTCCCGGCGTTCTCGGTTCAATACCATCCGGAGGCAGCGCCAGGACCTTACGATAACAGCTATCTGTTCGACCGTTTCATTGAAATGATCCGCGAACACAAAATCAACCATCCGCAGAAACCGCGTCAAGCTGTTTTGGCAGCCGCAGTGAAAGGAGCACAATAA
- the pyrE gene encoding orotate phosphoribosyltransferase: protein MIALSEIPNHIAAQLLKIKAVALRPQQPFTWTSGIKSPIYCDNRLTMSYPEIRDDIAEGFAAIIREQYPDAEVIAGTATAGIPHAAWVAQKLNLPMAYIRDKAKGHGKENLIEGLISEGQKVVVIEDLISTGGSSLKAAQAVKEAGAEPLAVLAIFSYQLDKGIKAFEEAGVPLQTLSNYTALMDVALAQGTIQESDFELLKAWREDPTSFGK from the coding sequence ATGATCGCACTATCCGAAATCCCGAACCACATTGCAGCACAGCTGTTGAAAATCAAAGCCGTGGCACTGCGTCCGCAGCAGCCGTTTACTTGGACATCCGGCATCAAATCGCCGATCTATTGCGATAACCGCTTGACCATGTCTTATCCGGAGATTCGCGACGATATCGCGGAAGGTTTTGCGGCGATCATCCGCGAACAGTATCCGGACGCCGAAGTGATCGCCGGAACGGCAACCGCAGGCATTCCGCATGCGGCATGGGTCGCGCAGAAGCTGAATCTGCCGATGGCTTACATTCGCGACAAAGCGAAAGGGCACGGCAAGGAAAACCTGATCGAAGGATTGATCTCCGAAGGGCAGAAGGTCGTTGTCATTGAAGACCTGATCTCCACGGGCGGAAGCTCTCTGAAAGCCGCCCAGGCTGTGAAGGAAGCAGGGGCGGAACCGCTGGCCGTGCTCGCCATTTTCAGCTATCAGCTGGATAAGGGCATCAAGGCGTTCGAAGAAGCGGGCGTTCCGCTTCAGACCCTGTCCAACTACACGGCGCTGATGGACGTGGCTTTGGCTCAGGGCACCATTCAGGAGAGCGACTTCGAGCTGCTCAAGGCATGGCGTGAAGATCCTACTTCATTTGGAAAATAA
- the carB gene encoding carbamoyl-phosphate synthase large subunit → MPLNKDLKKILVIGSGPIVIGQAAEFDYAGTQACQALKEEGVEVVLINSNPATIMTDTNMADKVYIEPITLDFVTQIIRQERPDGLLPTLGGQTGLNMAVELARAGVLERENVKLLGTQLTSIEKAEDRDLFRDLMRELEQPVPESTIVTTLQESLDFANEIGYPIIVRPAYTLGGTGGGICATEEELRETVAAGLRYSPIGQCLVEKSIAGMKEVEYEVMRDRNDNCIVVCNMENFDPVGVHTGDSIVVAPSQTLSDREYQMLRSASLKIIRALNIEGGCNVQFALDPHSFQYYVIEVNPRVSRSSALASKATGYPIAKMAAKIALGYTLDEIVNPVTGQTYACFEPTLDYIVSKIPRWPFDKFTSANRKLGTQMKATGEVMAIGRTFEESMHKAIRSLEIGVHRIYLKDAETLDDETLQTRLVKADDERMFLIAEAFRRGYSLQELQDLTKIDWWFLDKLEGLVKFEDRIREEAELTSETLYQAKRLGFTDRAIAELRAQGQPGGSLTVESEVRTRRLEENLRPVYKMVDTCAAEFEATTPYYYSTYETENEVLPSDKKKVVVLGSGPIRIGQGIEFDYSTVHAVWALQKAGYEAVIINNNPETVSTDFNTSDRLYFEPLFFEDVMNVIEQEQPVGVIVQFGGQTAINLAAPLRAAGVTILGTDLESIDEAEDRKKFERLLSRLDIAQPKGTTVTSVGEAVEAAKGLGYPVLVRPSYVLGGRAMEIVYSDTELLTYMEQAVKINPEHPVLIDRYMLGKEVEVDAICDGETVLVPGIMEHIERAGVHSGDSIAVYPPQHLSDELKSSIVDITIKIAKELKTVGLVNIQFVIHDGQVYVIEVNPRSSRTVPFLSKVTNIPMANLATQAILGVKLKDLGYQDGLWPESDHVSVKVPVFSFAKLRRVEPTLGPEMKSTGEVMGRDPQYAKALFKGLIGAGMKIPATGAIVVTVSDKDKDEAVSLMSGFYRLGYKIIATGGTAAALEAANIPVTTVKKLSEGSPNILDMIRSGEANFVFNTLTKGKTPERDGFRIRREAVENGIVCMTSLDTIRALLRMLETINFSSEAMPVFAD, encoded by the coding sequence ATGCCACTTAACAAGGACCTCAAAAAAATTCTGGTGATCGGATCCGGTCCAATCGTCATCGGGCAAGCGGCCGAGTTCGACTATGCCGGCACGCAGGCTTGCCAGGCGCTGAAAGAAGAAGGCGTGGAAGTTGTACTCATCAACAGCAACCCGGCAACGATCATGACGGATACCAACATGGCGGATAAAGTATACATCGAGCCAATCACGTTGGACTTCGTTACGCAAATCATTCGCCAAGAGCGTCCCGACGGATTGCTGCCAACGCTGGGCGGCCAAACGGGCCTGAACATGGCGGTTGAGCTGGCGCGCGCAGGAGTGCTGGAACGCGAAAACGTGAAATTGCTCGGCACGCAGCTGACTTCCATCGAAAAAGCGGAAGACCGCGACCTGTTCCGCGATCTGATGCGCGAACTGGAGCAGCCCGTGCCGGAAAGCACTATCGTTACGACATTGCAGGAGTCGCTCGACTTTGCCAACGAAATCGGATATCCGATCATCGTGCGTCCGGCATATACGCTGGGCGGAACGGGCGGCGGTATCTGTGCCACGGAAGAAGAATTGCGCGAAACGGTGGCGGCAGGTCTGCGCTACAGTCCGATTGGACAGTGTCTGGTCGAGAAAAGCATCGCCGGCATGAAAGAAGTCGAGTATGAAGTTATGCGCGACCGCAACGATAACTGCATCGTGGTCTGCAACATGGAAAACTTCGACCCGGTAGGCGTGCATACGGGCGACAGCATCGTCGTGGCGCCAAGCCAAACGTTGTCGGACCGTGAATATCAAATGCTGCGTTCCGCTTCCCTGAAAATCATCCGTGCCTTGAACATCGAAGGCGGATGTAACGTACAGTTTGCCCTTGATCCGCATAGCTTCCAATACTATGTCATCGAGGTTAACCCGCGGGTAAGCCGTTCTTCGGCCCTGGCTTCCAAAGCAACCGGCTATCCAATCGCCAAAATGGCAGCCAAAATCGCCCTTGGATACACGCTGGACGAAATCGTTAACCCGGTAACGGGCCAAACCTATGCATGCTTCGAGCCGACGCTGGACTATATCGTCAGCAAAATTCCGCGCTGGCCGTTCGATAAATTCACTTCGGCGAACCGCAAACTGGGGACCCAAATGAAAGCGACCGGTGAAGTTATGGCCATCGGCCGGACTTTTGAAGAGTCGATGCACAAAGCGATCCGTTCCCTGGAAATCGGGGTGCACCGCATTTACTTGAAGGATGCAGAGACGTTGGACGACGAAACGTTGCAAACGCGTTTGGTCAAAGCCGACGATGAGCGCATGTTCCTCATTGCCGAAGCGTTCCGCAGAGGATACAGCCTGCAGGAGCTGCAAGATCTGACCAAAATCGACTGGTGGTTCCTCGACAAGCTCGAAGGGCTTGTAAAATTCGAGGATCGCATCCGCGAAGAAGCCGAGTTGACTTCGGAAACATTGTATCAAGCGAAACGTCTGGGCTTCACGGACCGCGCCATCGCCGAGCTGCGCGCACAAGGACAACCGGGAGGCTCCCTGACGGTTGAATCCGAAGTGAGAACGCGCCGCCTGGAAGAAAACCTGCGTCCGGTCTACAAAATGGTAGATACTTGCGCAGCCGAATTCGAAGCGACGACGCCATACTACTACTCCACGTACGAGACCGAAAATGAAGTGCTGCCTTCGGACAAGAAAAAAGTGGTGGTGCTCGGTTCCGGTCCAATCCGGATCGGTCAAGGCATCGAATTCGACTACTCGACGGTACACGCCGTATGGGCGCTGCAAAAAGCAGGTTACGAGGCAGTCATCATCAATAACAATCCAGAGACCGTATCGACGGATTTCAATACATCCGACCGTCTCTACTTCGAACCGCTGTTCTTCGAAGACGTCATGAACGTGATCGAGCAGGAGCAGCCGGTGGGCGTTATCGTGCAGTTCGGCGGCCAAACGGCGATCAACCTGGCGGCACCGCTGCGTGCAGCAGGCGTAACCATCCTTGGAACGGATCTGGAAAGCATCGACGAAGCGGAAGACCGCAAAAAATTCGAGCGTCTCTTGTCCCGCCTGGACATTGCCCAGCCTAAAGGAACGACGGTTACTTCGGTGGGTGAAGCCGTTGAAGCTGCCAAAGGCCTCGGATATCCGGTATTGGTGCGTCCATCTTATGTACTGGGCGGCCGCGCGATGGAGATCGTATACTCCGATACGGAACTGCTGACTTACATGGAGCAAGCGGTGAAAATCAATCCGGAGCATCCGGTGCTGATCGACCGTTACATGCTGGGCAAAGAGGTTGAGGTGGACGCCATTTGCGACGGAGAAACGGTGCTTGTACCGGGAATCATGGAGCATATCGAGCGCGCAGGCGTTCACTCCGGCGACTCCATTGCGGTATATCCTCCGCAGCATCTGTCCGACGAGCTGAAATCCAGCATCGTGGACATCACGATCAAAATCGCCAAAGAACTGAAAACGGTCGGTCTGGTCAATATTCAGTTTGTCATCCATGATGGCCAAGTATACGTGATCGAGGTAAACCCGCGTTCCTCCCGTACCGTGCCTTTCTTGAGCAAAGTAACGAACATTCCGATGGCGAACCTGGCAACGCAAGCCATCCTGGGCGTGAAATTGAAGGACCTCGGTTACCAGGACGGACTGTGGCCTGAGTCGGACCACGTATCGGTTAAAGTTCCGGTCTTCTCCTTTGCGAAACTGCGCCGCGTGGAGCCGACGCTCGGACCGGAAATGAAATCGACGGGCGAAGTCATGGGACGCGATCCGCAATATGCCAAAGCACTGTTCAAAGGACTGATCGGAGCGGGCATGAAAATCCCGGCGACCGGTGCCATCGTTGTAACGGTGTCGGACAAAGACAAGGACGAAGCGGTGTCCCTGATGAGCGGCTTCTACCGCCTCGGTTACAAAATCATTGCTACCGGAGGGACTGCCGCTGCGCTTGAAGCGGCGAATATTCCGGTTACGACCGTCAAAAAATTGAGCGAAGGATCGCCGAACATTCTCGACATGATCCGCAGCGGCGAAGCGAACTTTGTGTTCAACACGCTGACCAAAGGCAAAACGCCTGAGCGCGACGGATTCCGCATCCGCCGCGAAGCGGTAGAGAATGGCATCGTATGTATGACATCGCTGGATACGATTCGTGCCCTGCTGAGAATGCTGGAAACGATCAACTTCTCCTCCGAAGCCATGCCGGTTTTCGCCGATTAA